The Acetivibrio saccincola genome window below encodes:
- the pheT gene encoding phenylalanine--tRNA ligase subunit beta, which translates to MKAPISWLKDYVDIDIETREFANKMTMSGSKVEGIEVQGEEINKVVVGKILSIEKHPDADKLQVCKVDVGNEVIQVVTGADNVKEQDLIPVALSGATLSGGIKISKGKLRGVVSEGMMCSIEELGFTKEDYPDAPENGIYIIKQDYPLGTDIKEVLGLNDTILEFEITSNRPDCMSIIGLAREAAATLGKEFRKPEIKLEEKGDEANKYATVEIKDPDLCPRYIARIVKDVKIEPSPKWMRDRLKAAGVRPINNIVDITNYVMLEYGQPMHAFDLSYLEGQKIIVRRARDGEEITTLDDVERKLDSSMLVIADENKAVAVAGVMGAENSEIREDTRTILFESANFEGSSVRTTAKKLGLRTEASARFEKGLDVQNTLLAINRAAQLVEELNAGVVCKGIIDCYEKKQKERVLKFSPENINKLLGTNIPTEEMIKILKSLEFEVDEENLTVKVPSFRQDVEREADLAEEVARFYGYNNIEPTLLSGKSSTLGKKTFKQKVEDIIIDTMISCGLFEIYTYSFTSPKVFNKLKLPEESQLRNTIVIQNPLGEDFSIMRTTTIPEMLQVISTNYNRRVEEGAFFEKSFVYIPKGQPVEELPEEKPVLTLGMYGEADFYTLKGVVEELFSVLGITQYDFAPEKENPVFHPGRAAVVKINGEYAGTIGEIHPDVVEEFECPQRTYIGVIEIDKLVENAFLKPEYKPLPKYPAVTRDISMLVKDEVLVKEIEDILKQRGGKILESIELFDVYKGEQVPEGMKSVAYSLTFRAADRTLTDEDVNKTMKKILDGLKKNINAELR; encoded by the coding sequence ATGAAAGCACCAATAAGTTGGCTTAAAGATTATGTTGATATAGATATAGAAACTAGAGAATTTGCAAATAAAATGACTATGTCCGGCTCTAAAGTTGAAGGAATTGAGGTACAGGGAGAAGAAATCAACAAGGTTGTAGTTGGTAAAATTTTATCAATAGAAAAGCACCCTGATGCAGATAAGCTCCAGGTTTGTAAAGTGGATGTAGGAAATGAGGTTATTCAAGTTGTGACAGGGGCAGACAACGTAAAAGAACAGGACCTTATACCGGTTGCCCTAAGTGGTGCAACTTTATCAGGAGGAATAAAGATTTCCAAGGGGAAGCTGAGGGGAGTGGTATCAGAAGGTATGATGTGTTCCATAGAGGAGTTGGGATTTACAAAGGAAGATTATCCGGATGCTCCTGAGAACGGCATTTATATTATAAAACAGGATTACCCCCTAGGAACTGATATAAAAGAGGTTTTAGGATTAAATGATACCATTTTGGAGTTTGAAATAACATCCAACAGACCTGATTGCATGAGCATCATTGGTCTTGCAAGGGAGGCGGCTGCGACTCTTGGCAAGGAGTTTAGAAAGCCTGAAATAAAGCTTGAAGAAAAGGGAGATGAGGCAAATAAATATGCTACAGTGGAAATAAAGGACCCTGATCTTTGTCCAAGGTATATAGCAAGGATAGTAAAGGATGTAAAAATTGAGCCTTCCCCTAAATGGATGAGAGACAGGCTTAAAGCAGCAGGGGTAAGACCTATCAACAATATTGTTGATATCACAAACTATGTTATGTTGGAATATGGTCAGCCTATGCATGCTTTTGACCTTAGCTATTTAGAAGGACAAAAGATTATTGTAAGAAGGGCTAGGGACGGTGAAGAAATAACAACTTTAGATGATGTAGAGAGAAAACTTGATTCCTCCATGCTGGTAATTGCAGATGAAAATAAAGCTGTGGCAGTGGCAGGGGTTATGGGTGCAGAAAATTCAGAAATCCGGGAAGATACCAGGACAATTTTATTTGAGTCTGCTAATTTTGAAGGTTCATCAGTGAGAACCACTGCAAAAAAACTTGGACTTAGAACAGAAGCATCAGCAAGATTTGAAAAGGGTTTGGATGTTCAAAATACATTATTGGCTATTAACAGGGCTGCCCAGCTAGTGGAAGAGCTTAATGCAGGTGTTGTGTGTAAAGGCATAATTGACTGCTATGAGAAAAAGCAAAAGGAGAGAGTACTTAAATTTAGCCCTGAAAACATAAATAAACTTTTAGGCACAAATATTCCAACAGAGGAAATGATAAAAATACTTAAATCATTGGAATTTGAAGTTGATGAAGAGAATTTGACTGTAAAGGTGCCAAGCTTCAGGCAGGATGTGGAAAGGGAAGCTGATTTAGCTGAGGAAGTGGCCAGATTTTATGGTTACAACAACATAGAGCCTACCCTTTTATCCGGCAAATCCTCCACATTAGGGAAGAAAACTTTTAAACAAAAGGTAGAAGATATCATTATAGATACAATGATTTCATGCGGGTTATTTGAAATATACACATACTCTTTTACAAGTCCTAAGGTGTTTAATAAGCTTAAACTGCCGGAAGAAAGTCAGCTTCGCAACACCATTGTAATTCAAAATCCTCTTGGGGAAGATTTTAGCATTATGAGGACAACAACCATTCCGGAAATGCTTCAAGTGATTAGCACTAATTACAATAGAAGGGTGGAAGAAGGGGCATTTTTTGAAAAATCCTTTGTATACATTCCAAAGGGACAGCCGGTTGAAGAGCTTCCTGAAGAGAAGCCTGTATTGACACTTGGAATGTACGGGGAAGCAGATTTTTATACCCTTAAAGGTGTTGTAGAAGAACTATTTTCAGTCCTTGGTATAACACAATATGATTTTGCACCGGAAAAAGAAAACCCTGTATTTCATCCTGGAAGGGCTGCAGTTGTAAAAATAAATGGTGAGTATGCAGGTACAATAGGGGAAATTCACCCTGATGTAGTAGAGGAATTTGAATGTCCCCAAAGAACATATATAGGTGTTATTGAAATTGATAAGCTTGTTGAAAATGCATTTTTAAAGCCTGAATACAAACCGCTTCCTAAATACCCGGCGGTGACAAGGGATATTTCAATGCTTGTAAAAGACGAAGTTTTAGTAAAAGAGATAGAGGATATCTTAAAACAAAGGGGTGGCAAAATTTTAGAAAGCATTGAACTTTTTGATGTTTACAAAGGTGAACAGGTACCGGAAGGTATGAAAAGCGTTGCTTATTCCCTGACATTCAGGGCAGCGGACAGAACCCTTACCGATGAAGATGTAAATAAAACAATGAAAAAGATTCTTGACGGACTGAAAAAGAACATTAATGCAGAACTAAGATAA
- a CDS encoding glucose-6-phosphate isomerase, producing MEKIKFDYSKAGEFVKESEITYFKDIVKTCHEMLHNKTGAGNDFLGWLDLPLNYDKEEFARIKAAAQKIKSDSDVLVVIGIGGSYLGAKAAIDMLSHTFYNQLPKEKRNAPQIYFVGNNISSTYIADLLEVIEGKDISVNVISKSGTTTEPAIAFRIFREYMENKYGKDGARKRIYATTDKEKGALKKLADEEGYETFVVPDDVGGRFSVLTAVGLLPIAVSGADIDKIMEGAADACKLYNNPNLEENDCYKYAAVRNALYRKNKTIEIMVNYEPSLHYFTEWWKQLYGESEGKDQKGIFPAGVDFTTDLHSMGQYVQDGLRNIFETVIKVEKPRKNIVIKEDKENLDGLNFIAGKDVDYVNKKALEGTMLAHNDGGVPNLLITVPELSEYYFGSLVYFFEKACGISGYILGVNPFDQPGVEAYKKNMFALLGKPGYEEEREKLEERLKE from the coding sequence ATGGAAAAAATAAAATTTGACTATTCAAAAGCAGGGGAGTTTGTTAAAGAAAGTGAAATAACATATTTTAAAGACATTGTTAAGACATGCCATGAAATGCTTCACAACAAGACAGGAGCAGGCAATGATTTTTTAGGATGGTTAGACCTTCCTTTAAACTATGACAAAGAAGAATTTGCAAGAATAAAGGCAGCAGCCCAAAAAATAAAATCCGATTCAGATGTATTGGTTGTTATAGGAATCGGAGGATCATATTTAGGGGCTAAGGCAGCCATAGATATGCTTTCACACACATTCTACAACCAACTGCCAAAAGAAAAAAGAAATGCGCCTCAAATTTATTTTGTAGGAAATAATATTAGTTCTACATATATTGCAGACTTATTAGAAGTTATTGAAGGAAAAGATATATCGGTAAATGTTATATCAAAGTCCGGAACTACAACAGAGCCGGCAATAGCCTTTAGAATTTTTAGGGAGTATATGGAAAATAAATATGGAAAAGATGGAGCCAGAAAGAGAATATATGCTACCACTGACAAAGAAAAAGGTGCATTGAAAAAGTTAGCTGATGAAGAGGGCTATGAGACTTTTGTAGTACCTGATGATGTAGGAGGAAGATTTTCTGTTTTGACAGCTGTAGGTTTACTCCCTATTGCCGTATCAGGTGCGGATATTGATAAAATAATGGAAGGAGCAGCTGATGCTTGCAAACTATATAATAATCCTAACTTAGAAGAAAATGACTGTTACAAATATGCAGCTGTGAGAAATGCATTATATAGAAAAAACAAAACCATTGAAATAATGGTAAATTATGAACCGTCATTACATTATTTTACCGAATGGTGGAAGCAGCTTTACGGGGAAAGTGAAGGAAAAGATCAAAAGGGTATTTTCCCGGCAGGTGTTGATTTTACAACAGATCTTCACTCAATGGGACAATATGTACAGGACGGTTTGAGAAATATATTTGAAACTGTTATAAAGGTGGAAAAACCAAGAAAGAACATTGTAATAAAAGAAGACAAGGAAAATCTTGACGGACTTAACTTTATTGCAGGTAAAGATGTTGACTATGTGAACAAAAAAGCATTAGAGGGAACAATGCTTGCTCACAATGACGGGGGTGTTCCTAACCTTCTGATTACTGTACCGGAACTTAGTGAGTATTACTTTGGAAGCTTGGTTTACTTTTTTGAAAAGGCCTGCGGTATCAGCGGCTATATTTTAGGTGTAAATCCTTTTGACCAGCCAGGTGTTGAAGCATACAAGAAAAACATGTTTGCCCTCCTTGGAAAACCAGGATATGAAGAAGAAAGAGAAAAGCTTGAAGAGAGGTTAAAAGAATAA
- a CDS encoding ISLre2 family transposase: MYNSIQHFNEFGVKRIEKKIKNFIEEGKDLADLVLGLKEDLFKLGRDILKEVLEDMDEYFRNCEIRKQYWEIIRKDKTAILTTFGTLSYNRTYFKHKENGNRQHLVDRIVGVEPHDRVSADVVINAIDEAADSSYRKAGEKATYIDEISKQAVMNKIHNIEIVEPEIKVDKKREVKILYVEADEDHVALQQKSILRQNEKGKRNTIMPKLVYVHEGIDFEKSNKKRKVLKNVRYFGGVYKNSEDLWLEVSEYIYKQYDVDFLETVYISGDGASWIRQGVNCLSKSKFVLDRYHLQKYVRVATTHLNDEAISQDLQEALNLSDKKMLTKVFKKIIEKTGDNENKIKAIKNAKRYILNNWDGIEIRSNRGIVGCSAEGHVSHVFSSRLSSRPKGWSRKGVEKMSKLIIYKKNGGKVYDIVMAQKQKKLASSRQEIQEKLIKELKKSSNRYESVWNSNLTVIHKGCKTGLYKELRRIIGICG, encoded by the coding sequence ATGTATAATAGTATACAACATTTTAATGAATTTGGGGTAAAAAGAATTGAAAAAAAGATAAAAAATTTTATTGAAGAAGGAAAAGACTTAGCTGATCTTGTTCTTGGTCTAAAAGAAGATTTATTTAAACTTGGACGCGATATACTTAAAGAAGTGCTTGAAGATATGGATGAATATTTCCGTAACTGTGAAATAAGGAAACAGTATTGGGAAATTATAAGAAAAGATAAAACAGCTATTTTAACGACATTTGGAACACTAAGTTATAACAGGACATATTTTAAGCATAAGGAAAATGGTAATAGACAACACCTAGTCGACAGGATTGTAGGTGTAGAACCACATGACAGAGTAAGTGCCGATGTTGTAATTAATGCAATAGATGAAGCAGCTGACAGCAGCTACAGAAAGGCAGGAGAAAAGGCGACATATATTGATGAAATCAGCAAACAAGCAGTGATGAATAAAATACATAATATTGAAATAGTTGAGCCTGAAATAAAAGTAGATAAAAAGAGAGAAGTAAAAATATTGTATGTTGAGGCCGATGAGGACCATGTAGCATTACAACAAAAAAGTATATTGAGACAGAATGAGAAGGGCAAGAGAAATACAATTATGCCAAAACTTGTATATGTGCATGAGGGAATTGACTTTGAAAAAAGTAATAAGAAGAGAAAAGTATTAAAGAATGTTCGATATTTTGGGGGAGTGTATAAGAATTCAGAAGATTTGTGGCTTGAAGTATCGGAATACATATATAAACAATATGACGTTGATTTTTTAGAGACGGTGTATATATCAGGAGATGGGGCGTCATGGATAAGGCAAGGAGTTAACTGTCTTTCAAAGAGTAAATTTGTACTTGATAGATACCATCTTCAAAAATACGTAAGAGTTGCGACCACACATTTAAATGATGAAGCAATAAGCCAAGATTTACAGGAGGCTTTGAATTTATCTGATAAAAAAATGCTAACAAAGGTTTTTAAAAAGATAATTGAAAAGACAGGCGATAATGAAAATAAAATAAAGGCTATAAAAAATGCAAAGCGATATATTTTAAATAATTGGGATGGTATAGAAATAAGGTCAAACAGAGGAATAGTGGGTTGTAGTGCTGAAGGTCATGTGAGTCATGTATTTTCATCCCGTTTAAGTTCAAGACCTAAAGGCTGGTCGAGAAAAGGAGTAGAAAAGATGTCAAAGCTAATAATATACAAGAAGAATGGCGGTAAGGTATATGACATAGTTATGGCACAAAAACAAAAAAAGTTAGCATCTAGTAGGCAAGAAATTCAGGAAAAATTAATTAAGGAATTAAAGAAGTCATCAAACAGGTATGAGAGTGTATGGAATAGTAATTTAACTGTTATTCATAAGGGGTGTAAAACTGGTTTATATAAAGAATTAAGGCGTATTATAGGTATATGCGGATAG
- a CDS encoding alpha/beta-type small acid-soluble spore protein: MARRNTPLVPESRDALTKFKMQCAEEIGRLEFVKENNDHYKGDLPSRVNGEQGGPIGGQMVKRMIEMAEKQLAGQQMQ; this comes from the coding sequence ATGGCTAGAAGAAATACGCCATTAGTACCTGAAAGCAGAGATGCTCTTACTAAATTTAAAATGCAGTGCGCTGAAGAAATAGGACGTTTAGAATTTGTAAAAGAAAATAATGACCACTATAAAGGAGACCTGCCATCAAGGGTTAATGGTGAACAAGGCGGTCCTATAGGCGGTCAGATGGTTAAAAGAATGATTGAAATGGCTGAAAAACAATTGGCTGGACAGCAAATGCAATAA
- a CDS encoding translation factor GTPase family protein: protein MKKLVIGILAHVDAGKTTLSESLLYLSGKIRKIGRVDNKDAFLDNYELERARGITIFSKQAVFEIDDRQIFLLDTPGHVDFSGEMERTLQVLDYAILVISAADGVQGHTKTLWRLLNIYNIPVFLFINKMDREDVDKDKLIKEIKEQLDDGCIDFGKAGTGEFYEQLAMCDEKTMEAYLEDGKIENSLISKAVAKRKVFPCFFGSALKLEGIEEFTKGIIKYSIIPNYPHEFGAKIFKITRDGQGNRLTHMKLTGGKLKVRDVLTNGVWEEKVNQIRIYSGEKFEAVNEVEAGDVIAVTGLTKARPGEGLGIEEASTFPVLEPVLRYQIILPNGCDPRAILPKLREIEEEQPEIQIVWDEHLQEIQAKVMGEVQIEILQSLIKERFDVDVAFGDGKILYKETILNTVEGVGHFEPLRHYAEVHLLLEPGERGSGLKFDTKCSEDMLSKNWQRLALTHLKEKEHKGVLTGSPITDMKITLVSGKAHNKHTEGGDFREATYRAVRQGLKEAESILLEPYYDFYLELPEKMVGRAMTDIERMNGTFEISRSNGSMTVLVGSAPVSTMRNYQKEVLAYTKGLGRLFCSLKGYDICHNQEEVIQSIGYDSEKDAENPTGSIFCQQGAGFFVEWYRVKEHMHLESYLKKETNLETETDESKKTNYSEEKTISLEEIDKIINKTFYANQGKKSGWKKRKAPTYSYYKTSNYVGKKEEKKDEYLLVDGYNIIFAWQELKELADENMDGAKTKLLDLLSNYQWIRRCEIIVVFDAYRVEGHREEVMDYYNIRVVYTREAQTADEYIEKFAHDNKKKYDITVATSDSLQQIIVQGEGCALLSAKELKAEIIQANKRMQEEYEEKKGIDRNYLMDSLSKKAKKQMEDMVKGEG from the coding sequence ATGAAAAAGTTAGTAATTGGTATATTAGCGCATGTGGATGCAGGTAAAACTACATTATCAGAAAGCCTGCTTTATTTAAGTGGGAAAATAAGAAAAATAGGAAGGGTAGACAATAAAGACGCCTTTTTAGATAACTATGAACTAGAAAGAGCGAGAGGTATTACTATTTTCTCCAAACAGGCTGTATTTGAAATAGATGACAGGCAGATTTTTTTATTGGACACCCCGGGACATGTGGATTTTTCGGGAGAAATGGAAAGAACCCTTCAAGTATTGGACTATGCTATTTTAGTGATAAGTGCTGCAGACGGGGTTCAAGGACATACCAAGACATTGTGGAGGCTTCTTAATATATATAATATCCCTGTTTTTTTATTTATAAATAAAATGGACAGGGAGGATGTAGACAAAGACAAATTAATTAAAGAAATAAAAGAACAGTTAGATGACGGATGTATTGATTTTGGAAAGGCTGGTACAGGGGAGTTTTATGAACAATTGGCTATGTGTGATGAAAAAACTATGGAAGCTTATTTAGAGGATGGAAAGATTGAAAACAGCCTCATAAGTAAAGCAGTGGCAAAAAGAAAAGTGTTTCCCTGCTTTTTTGGATCAGCTTTAAAATTAGAAGGTATTGAAGAATTTACAAAAGGCATTATAAAATATTCCATTATTCCTAATTACCCCCATGAATTTGGAGCTAAAATATTTAAAATAACAAGGGACGGGCAGGGCAACCGTCTTACTCACATGAAACTTACAGGGGGGAAGCTTAAAGTCAGGGATGTTTTAACAAATGGTGTATGGGAAGAAAAAGTAAATCAAATCCGCATTTATTCAGGAGAAAAATTTGAGGCGGTAAATGAGGTAGAAGCAGGAGATGTAATTGCAGTAACAGGACTTACTAAGGCAAGACCGGGAGAGGGACTTGGGATAGAGGAGGCTTCAACTTTCCCTGTATTAGAACCTGTACTGCGGTATCAGATTATACTTCCAAATGGCTGTGACCCAAGGGCAATACTACCAAAGCTTCGTGAAATTGAAGAAGAACAGCCGGAGATTCAAATTGTCTGGGATGAACATTTGCAGGAAATCCAGGCAAAGGTTATGGGGGAAGTGCAGATTGAAATTTTGCAAAGCCTTATAAAAGAACGCTTTGATGTTGATGTAGCCTTTGGTGACGGAAAGATTCTCTATAAAGAGACCATTTTAAATACCGTTGAAGGTGTGGGGCATTTTGAACCCCTGAGGCATTATGCAGAAGTTCACCTGTTATTAGAGCCCGGAGAAAGGGGAAGCGGTTTAAAATTTGATACAAAATGCAGTGAAGATATGTTATCTAAAAACTGGCAAAGACTTGCTTTAACTCATTTAAAAGAAAAGGAGCATAAAGGTGTTTTGACAGGTTCGCCAATTACAGATATGAAAATAACTTTGGTTTCAGGTAAAGCCCACAATAAACACACAGAAGGCGGCGATTTCAGGGAAGCCACCTACCGGGCAGTACGCCAGGGATTAAAGGAAGCAGAGAGTATTCTACTTGAGCCGTATTATGATTTTTATCTGGAACTTCCTGAAAAAATGGTAGGAAGGGCCATGACTGATATTGAAAGAATGAACGGCACCTTTGAAATATCCCGGTCAAATGGTAGTATGACAGTTCTTGTGGGCAGTGCCCCTGTTAGCACAATGAGAAATTATCAAAAAGAAGTACTTGCTTATACAAAGGGGCTAGGCAGGCTATTTTGCAGCCTGAAAGGATACGATATATGCCACAATCAGGAAGAGGTAATACAATCCATAGGATATGATTCTGAAAAAGATGCTGAAAACCCAACAGGTTCTATATTTTGTCAGCAGGGAGCAGGTTTTTTTGTAGAGTGGTACAGGGTAAAAGAACATATGCATTTAGAAAGCTATCTTAAAAAAGAAACAAATTTAGAAACAGAAACAGATGAAAGCAAAAAAACGAATTATTCAGAAGAAAAAACAATTAGTTTAGAGGAAATTGACAAAATTATAAATAAAACCTTTTACGCCAACCAGGGAAAAAAGTCCGGGTGGAAAAAAAGAAAAGCACCTACCTATAGTTATTATAAAACATCCAATTATGTGGGTAAAAAGGAAGAGAAAAAGGATGAGTACCTCTTAGTGGATGGATACAATATTATATTTGCATGGCAGGAGTTAAAAGAGCTTGCAGATGAAAACATGGATGGGGCAAAAACTAAATTACTGGACTTACTTAGTAATTATCAGTGGATTAGAAGGTGTGAAATTATTGTAGTGTTTGATGCATACCGTGTTGAAGGGCATCGTGAAGAGGTAATGGATTATTACAACATCCGGGTGGTATACACCAGGGAGGCACAAACAGCAGACGAGTATATAGAAAAATTTGCCCATGACAACAAGAAAAAATATGATATAACAGTTGCCACATCAGATAGTTTGCAGCAAATTATTGTGCAGGGTGAAGGGTGTGCTTTACTTTCTGCAAAAGAGCTTAAAGCCGAGATTATACAAGCTAATAAAAGAATGCAGGAGGAGTACGAAGAAAAGAAGGGTATAGACCGGAATTATCTAATGGATTCACTATCTAAAAAAGCAAAGAAACAAATGGAGGATATGGTCAAAGGGGAGGGGTAA
- a CDS encoding CCA tRNA nucleotidyltransferase → MQEKKPLTLHNDILHIIDVLNSNNYEAYLVGGCIRDSLMGRKPADWDISTNAKPSDIKKLFPKTIDTGLKHGTVTVVLNKKNYEITTYRKEQSIKGDLSVRDFTINAIAYHPKEGFIDPFSGIEDIKNSTIRSVGKAKERFLEDPLRMLRAVRFSATLKFEIDESTINEIKENCHLISQVSFERIRDEVSKILCSDNPFHMIILKDTGILKYIMPEFEICFETSQNHPYHLYNVAIHSLHTVSNVENKKHLRWTMLLHDTGKAVTKTTDSKGIDHFYNHGKKSVSIAKKVLERFKFDNKTIYKVLTLIKHHDRVIAPTHKSVKKAMNIVGEDIFLDLLKVQEADRKGQNLKYSKEGIEKLNKIKEIYFDIIKNKQCFKLKDLAINGNDLISLGFKEGKEIGNILHALLDIVIENPLLNEKEKLLEIALKNFTPPL, encoded by the coding sequence ATGCAGGAAAAAAAACCTCTAACTTTACACAATGATATTCTACACATAATTGATGTACTAAACAGCAATAATTATGAAGCATATTTGGTCGGCGGATGCATCAGGGATTCTTTAATGGGAAGAAAACCTGCAGATTGGGATATTAGCACCAATGCAAAACCATCAGACATAAAAAAACTGTTTCCAAAAACAATTGATACCGGTTTAAAACATGGAACAGTTACTGTGGTGTTGAACAAAAAAAATTATGAAATAACCACATACAGAAAAGAACAAAGCATAAAAGGCGATTTATCGGTGCGTGATTTTACAATTAATGCAATAGCTTATCACCCAAAAGAGGGATTTATTGACCCTTTTTCAGGTATTGAAGATATAAAAAATTCAACAATACGCTCTGTTGGAAAAGCAAAAGAACGTTTTTTAGAAGACCCTTTAAGGATGCTGAGAGCCGTCCGTTTTTCTGCAACTTTAAAATTTGAAATTGATGAAAGCACTATAAATGAAATCAAAGAAAACTGCCATCTTATAAGCCAGGTAAGTTTTGAAAGAATCAGGGACGAGGTATCAAAAATACTGTGCTCTGACAATCCTTTTCATATGATAATACTAAAAGATACAGGAATTTTAAAATATATAATGCCGGAGTTTGAAATATGTTTTGAAACTTCCCAAAACCACCCTTATCATTTATACAATGTGGCAATTCATTCTCTGCACACCGTCTCAAATGTCGAAAATAAAAAACATTTAAGATGGACAATGCTGCTTCACGACACTGGAAAAGCTGTAACCAAAACCACCGATTCCAAGGGAATTGACCACTTTTACAACCATGGTAAAAAAAGCGTTTCCATTGCAAAAAAAGTCCTTGAACGGTTTAAATTTGACAACAAAACAATATACAAAGTATTAACCCTTATAAAACACCACGACAGGGTAATTGCACCTACCCACAAATCTGTAAAAAAGGCTATGAATATTGTTGGTGAAGATATTTTTTTAGACCTTTTAAAAGTACAGGAAGCAGACAGAAAGGGTCAGAATCTCAAGTATTCAAAAGAGGGAATTGAAAAGTTAAATAAAATTAAAGAAATTTATTTTGATATAATTAAAAATAAGCAGTGTTTTAAATTAAAGGACTTGGCTATAAACGGCAATGATTTAATCAGCCTTGGCTTTAAAGAGGGAAAAGAAATAGGCAATATTTTACATGCTCTATTGGACATTGTTATTGAAAATCCTTTGTTAAATGAAAAAGAAAAGCTTTTAGAAATTGCCCTTAAAAATTTTACCCCTCCCCTTTGA
- the pheS gene encoding phenylalanine--tRNA ligase subunit alpha — MKEQLNGIRSKAEAEIANIKTIPDLENVRVKYLGKKGELTSVLRGMGSLAPEERPVIGQLANEIRNFLENRIAEVKKELANKERELKLQKEVIDVTMPGKRKNLGRKHPLTNVIDEITEVFVGMGYEIAEGPEIERDYYNFEALNIPENHPARDVQDTFYINGDILLRTQTSPVQIRVMENKKPPIKIICPGRVYRSDAVDATHSPIFHQIEGLVVDKGVTMGDLIGTLKVFAKSIFGEKTDIRLRPHHFPFTEPSAEVDVSCWTCGGKGCRVCKDEGWIEILGAGMVHPKVLEICGIDPAVYSGFAFGLGVERTAMGRFNIDDLRLLYENDIRFLKQF; from the coding sequence ATGAAAGAGCAGCTAAACGGCATTAGAAGCAAAGCAGAAGCGGAAATTGCAAATATTAAAACCATACCGGATTTGGAAAATGTAAGAGTTAAATACTTAGGAAAAAAGGGAGAACTTACTTCTGTGCTAAGAGGTATGGGATCCCTTGCGCCTGAAGAAAGACCTGTAATAGGTCAGTTGGCAAATGAAATAAGGAATTTTTTAGAAAACAGGATTGCTGAGGTTAAAAAAGAACTTGCAAACAAAGAGAGGGAATTAAAACTTCAGAAGGAAGTTATAGATGTAACCATGCCTGGTAAAAGAAAAAATTTAGGCAGAAAACACCCTCTTACCAATGTTATAGATGAAATTACTGAGGTTTTTGTTGGAATGGGCTATGAAATTGCGGAAGGTCCTGAAATTGAAAGGGATTACTATAATTTTGAAGCGTTAAATATTCCTGAAAATCATCCTGCAAGGGATGTTCAGGACACATTTTATATAAATGGGGATATACTTTTGAGGACTCAAACTTCACCTGTTCAGATAAGGGTTATGGAAAACAAAAAACCTCCCATTAAGATAATTTGCCCTGGAAGGGTTTACCGCTCTGATGCAGTGGATGCAACCCATTCCCCGATATTTCATCAGATAGAAGGTCTTGTGGTGGATAAAGGTGTTACAATGGGGGATTTAATTGGAACATTAAAGGTATTTGCAAAAAGCATATTTGGTGAGAAAACAGATATAAGGTTAAGACCTCACCACTTTCCTTTCACTGAACCTAGTGCAGAGGTTGATGTTTCATGCTGGACTTGCGGTGGAAAGGGATGCAGGGTGTGTAAAGATGAAGGCTGGATTGAAATTTTAGGTGCAGGAATGGTACATCCAAAAGTTTTAGAAATATGCGGCATAGATCCTGCTGTTTACAGTGGTTTTGCCTTTGGGCTCGGGGTTGAAAGGACAGCTATGGGAAGATTTAATATTGATGATTTAAGGCTATTATATGAAAATGATATAAGATTTTTAAAGCAATTCTAA